In Candidatus Synechococcus calcipolaris G9, a genomic segment contains:
- a CDS encoding argininosuccinate synthase yields MGRAKKVVLAYSGGVDTSVCIPYLKHEWGVEEVITLAADLGQGDELAPIQQKALDSGASESLVVDAQDTFIQNYAFPSIQANALYENRYPLSTALARPLIAKLLVDAAAEYGADAVAHGCTGKGNDQVRFDVAIAALNPDLKVLAPAREWGMSREETIAYGEKYGISAPVKKSSPYSIDRNLLGRSIEAGPLEDPWTEPLEEIYAMTTAIDDTPNSPEYIEIGFEEGIPTTVNGDVLDPVKVITRLNRRAGLHGVGRVDMIENRLVGIKSREIYEAPALLLLIQAHRELESLALTADVSQYKRGIEETYSRLVYNGLWYSPLKQALDAFILQTQARVTGTVRIKLFKGTASVVGRKSDYSLYTPDLATYGAEDQFDHKAAEGFIYIWGLPTRVWSQRLRES; encoded by the coding sequence ATGGGTCGTGCCAAAAAAGTTGTGCTTGCTTACTCTGGCGGTGTCGATACGTCAGTGTGTATTCCTTACCTCAAGCATGAATGGGGGGTGGAAGAGGTCATTACCTTGGCGGCAGATCTGGGTCAGGGCGATGAACTGGCTCCCATCCAGCAAAAAGCCCTCGATTCTGGTGCCAGTGAATCCTTGGTTGTGGATGCCCAGGACACCTTTATTCAGAACTATGCCTTTCCCTCCATTCAGGCCAATGCCCTCTACGAAAATCGGTATCCCCTCTCCACGGCCCTAGCTCGTCCCCTCATTGCCAAACTTTTAGTGGATGCGGCCGCTGAGTACGGGGCCGATGCGGTGGCCCACGGCTGTACCGGCAAGGGCAATGATCAGGTGCGCTTTGATGTGGCGATCGCCGCCTTGAATCCCGATCTGAAGGTCTTGGCCCCAGCCCGGGAATGGGGGATGAGTCGGGAAGAAACCATTGCCTACGGCGAAAAGTATGGCATTTCTGCCCCCGTTAAAAAATCCTCTCCCTACAGTATCGATCGCAACCTCTTGGGCCGCAGTATTGAAGCGGGCCCCCTTGAGGATCCCTGGACGGAACCCCTAGAAGAAATTTATGCCATGACCACGGCGATCGATGACACTCCCAACTCACCGGAATACATTGAAATTGGTTTTGAGGAGGGGATTCCGACAACGGTGAACGGGGATGTCCTAGACCCAGTGAAAGTTATTACCCGCTTAAATCGGCGGGCGGGCCTTCATGGTGTGGGCCGGGTGGATATGATTGAAAACCGGTTGGTGGGGATCAAGTCTCGGGAAATTTATGAAGCTCCGGCCCTACTGTTACTCATTCAAGCCCACCGCGAACTGGAAAGTCTGGCCCTCACCGCCGATGTGAGTCAGTACAAACGGGGCATTGAAGAAACCTATAGCCGCCTCGTCTATAACGGTCTTTGGTATAGTCCCCTGAAGCAGGCCTTGGATGCCTTTATTCTGCAAACCCAAGCCCGTGTGACGGGAACGGTGAGGATTAAGCTATTCAAGGGAACCGCTAGCGTAGTTGGTCGCAAGTCAGACTATTCCCTCTATACGCCAGACTTGGCCACCTATGGGGCAGAGGATCAATTTGATCACAAAGCCGCCGAAGGATTTATTTATATTTGGGGCCTGCCCACACGGGTGTGGTCTCAACGGCTACGGGAGAGCTAG
- a CDS encoding peptidylprolyl isomerase, with protein sequence MALGASLHIRKIWRRFWIALCLLVGIWLLPALPAQALLPIPGTQTLIARLPAGNAITDPKALLRLALPIDNPTVRELQTDLEDISPLLRGKRWSSISANVSKAKAILRDRPDQLLSSIPEDRQGQAQTLLAELVPSLDTLQEAAKNKDRTTLLSAKATALDLVGKLEELMVQDFAYTPPPEYADLPQLLGRATVEMDTSQGPLTIVVDGYSAPITAGNFIDLVQRGFYNKLPFIRAEESYVLQAGDPPGPEVGFIDPKTKKYRAIPLEILVKGDRQPLYGITLEEAGRYLEYPVLPFSAYGTLALARPNEDPNGGSSQFFFLLFEPELTPAGLNLLDGRYAVFGYVVEGQDALGKLREGDTITSAKVIDGLENFKA encoded by the coding sequence ATGGCCCTGGGCGCATCTCTGCATATTCGTAAAATCTGGCGACGTTTCTGGATAGCACTTTGCCTCCTAGTGGGGATTTGGCTACTGCCAGCCTTGCCGGCCCAGGCCCTTTTACCCATCCCTGGAACTCAAACCCTCATCGCTCGTTTGCCTGCGGGTAATGCGATCACGGATCCCAAGGCCCTGCTGCGGTTGGCCCTGCCCATTGACAACCCAACGGTGCGGGAACTTCAGACGGATCTAGAGGATATTTCACCTCTCTTGCGGGGAAAACGCTGGTCGAGCATTTCTGCCAATGTGAGTAAGGCCAAGGCAATTCTCCGCGATCGCCCCGATCAATTGTTAAGTAGTATTCCTGAGGATCGCCAAGGGCAAGCCCAAACCCTGCTGGCGGAACTAGTCCCATCCCTCGATACTCTGCAAGAGGCTGCAAAAAACAAGGATCGCACAACTCTGTTGTCCGCCAAAGCTACCGCATTGGATCTGGTGGGAAAACTGGAAGAGTTGATGGTACAGGATTTTGCCTACACCCCACCCCCGGAATACGCCGATCTACCCCAACTCCTTGGCCGGGCAACGGTGGAAATGGATACGAGCCAGGGCCCCCTAACCATTGTTGTGGATGGTTACAGTGCGCCGATTACGGCCGGTAACTTTATTGACCTGGTACAGCGGGGATTTTACAATAAGCTCCCATTTATCCGAGCCGAAGAATCCTACGTCCTCCAAGCCGGTGATCCCCCTGGCCCTGAGGTAGGTTTTATTGACCCTAAAACCAAAAAATACCGAGCCATCCCCCTGGAAATTCTAGTAAAGGGCGATCGCCAACCCCTCTATGGCATTACCCTAGAAGAGGCCGGTCGCTATCTAGAATATCCGGTCTTACCCTTCTCTGCCTACGGCACCCTCGCCCTAGCCCGCCCCAATGAGGATCCCAATGGCGGTTCCTCCCAATTCTTTTTCCTATTATTTGAGCCGGAACTCACCCCCGCTGGCTTGAATTTACTGGATGGCCGTTATGCCGTCTTTGGCTACGTCGTGGAGGGGCAAGATGCCTTAGGGAAACTCCGAGAAGGGGATACGATTACCTCAGCAAAGGTCATTGATGGCCTGGAAAACTTCAAAGCTTGA
- a CDS encoding type II toxin-antitoxin system Phd/YefM family antitoxin: protein MVNVTVDEIQRDPLKYLRQVEAGKTLVIVRSNQPIAELRPIASNKQLRPFGLCSGEFTVPDDFDAPLPEDLLSAFEGK from the coding sequence ATGGTGAATGTAACTGTTGATGAGATCCAACGTGATCCATTAAAATACCTGCGCCAAGTAGAGGCAGGTAAAACTCTTGTCATTGTTAGATCTAATCAGCCGATCGCTGAACTTAGACCTATTGCCAGTAACAAGCAATTACGACCATTTGGTTTGTGCTCAGGCGAGTTTACCGTTCCAGATGATTTTGATGCTCCTTTGCCAGAAGACCTTCTCAGTGCATTTGAGGGCAAATGA
- a CDS encoding type II toxin-antitoxin system VapC family toxin: MKILLDTHIFLWFISGDTQLSTDVRDVIRDPDNEVYLSAVSVWEAIVKYQLGKLPLPEHPETYLPKQRDLHQIASLTLDEGSVTQLAKLPPLHRDPFDRMLICQALQNSLTIATVDTAVRTYSVSVM, encoded by the coding sequence ATGAAGATTTTGTTAGATACACACATCTTCTTATGGTTCATCAGCGGTGATACCCAACTATCAACAGATGTTCGGGATGTCATTCGCGATCCAGACAATGAGGTCTATCTGAGTGCAGTTTCAGTCTGGGAAGCAATTGTCAAATACCAGTTAGGCAAGTTACCCCTGCCGGAACATCCTGAAACGTATCTACCCAAACAACGAGATTTGCATCAAATTGCCAGTCTTACTCTTGACGAAGGTAGTGTAACTCAACTGGCTAAACTGCCACCATTACATCGTGACCCGTTTGACCGAATGCTGATTTGTCAAGCTTTACAAAATAGTTTAACAATTGCGACTGTGGATACAGCAGTTCGTACCTATTCAGTCAGCGTTATGTAG
- a CDS encoding isocitrate/isopropylmalate dehydrogenase family protein, with the protein MAHAVTLVRGDGIGPEVAKATQTAIDATGVAINWQIVDAGIDMMDKYGTPLPENVLDAIKETKTAIKGPITTPVGTGFRSVNVEIRKRLNLYANLRPAKSIPGVKSYFQNIDLVIVRENTEDLYAGIEFEYTSEEAAQARKFLSELSGKPLKEDAAIGIKPISVTGSDKILEFAFKYAQSHGRKKVTAVHKANIMKFTDGLFLDRARLMAPSYADIEFEDRIVDNMCMQLMQKPELYDVMVMPNLYGDILSDLCAGMIGGLGVAPGANIGDDYAVFEAIHGSAPKYAGQNKANPTALILSGVLMLQYLGEMEAAQRLQSAVEKVISERKAVTYDLTPVGQTPVGTQEMAAAIAEYAAP; encoded by the coding sequence GTGGCCCATGCAGTCACCCTAGTTCGCGGCGATGGAATTGGCCCAGAAGTGGCCAAGGCGACCCAAACGGCGATCGATGCCACTGGCGTAGCGATTAATTGGCAGATTGTCGATGCTGGGATTGACATGATGGACAAGTATGGCACTCCTCTACCAGAAAATGTCTTGGATGCCATTAAAGAAACGAAAACAGCGATCAAGGGGCCAATTACGACTCCCGTGGGCACTGGCTTTCGGTCTGTGAATGTGGAAATTCGCAAACGCCTAAATCTCTACGCCAACCTGCGGCCCGCTAAATCCATCCCTGGCGTGAAGAGCTACTTTCAAAATATTGATCTGGTGATTGTCCGCGAAAATACAGAGGATCTCTACGCTGGCATTGAGTTTGAATATACCTCCGAGGAAGCCGCCCAGGCCCGCAAATTTCTATCGGAGCTTTCTGGAAAGCCTCTGAAAGAGGATGCTGCCATTGGCATTAAGCCGATCTCTGTTACCGGCAGTGATAAAATCCTCGAATTTGCCTTTAAGTATGCCCAATCCCACGGCCGCAAAAAAGTAACGGCGGTTCACAAAGCAAATATCATGAAATTTACCGATGGTTTGTTTCTAGATCGGGCACGGCTCATGGCCCCCAGCTATGCTGATATTGAGTTTGAAGATCGGATTGTTGACAATATGTGTATGCAGTTAATGCAGAAGCCCGAACTCTACGATGTCATGGTCATGCCCAACCTCTACGGTGATATTTTGTCCGATCTCTGTGCGGGCATGATTGGTGGATTAGGGGTTGCTCCGGGGGCCAATATTGGTGATGACTATGCGGTCTTTGAAGCGATCCATGGTTCTGCGCCAAAATATGCCGGGCAAAATAAAGCCAACCCCACAGCCCTAATCCTTTCCGGTGTGTTAATGCTTCAATACCTGGGGGAAATGGAGGCAGCCCAACGCTTACAATCGGCGGTGGAAAAAGTGATCAGTGAGCGAAAGGCTGTCACCTATGATCTCACACCGGTGGGTCAAACTCCAGTGGGAACCCAGGAAATGGCGGCGGCGATCGCTGAGTATGCGGCTCCCTAG
- a CDS encoding winged helix-turn-helix domain-containing protein produces the protein MLSVNNSADSLNSGEGLNTATTQVLVVEDEELIRETLVLALSEEGYDVIAATDGHQALDLINTRLLQTNLSPHSPSSLGLIILDLMLPGVSGLDLCRFIRREGCTVPILMISAKGSEIDRVVGLEIGADDYLSKPFGMRELIARCRALLRRVSGHGASTPVFRYRDLSLYPQECRVLLRGTEINLSPKEYKLLELFMSQPRRVWPREQLLDRIWGHDFIGDSKTVDVHIRWLREKVEEDPSHPAYILTVRGFGYRFG, from the coding sequence ATGCTATCTGTCAATAATTCCGCTGACTCCCTCAACTCAGGGGAAGGGCTAAATACAGCAACGACTCAGGTTTTAGTGGTTGAGGACGAGGAACTGATCCGTGAAACCCTGGTTTTAGCACTGAGCGAAGAAGGTTACGATGTCATTGCCGCCACCGATGGCCATCAAGCCCTAGACCTCATTAATACTCGCCTACTGCAAACCAATCTTTCTCCCCATTCCCCTTCATCCCTGGGACTAATTATTTTAGATTTAATGCTGCCTGGGGTGAGCGGTCTAGACCTATGCCGATTTATTCGACGGGAAGGATGTACGGTTCCCATTTTAATGATTAGTGCCAAGGGCAGTGAAATTGATCGGGTAGTCGGTCTGGAAATTGGCGCCGATGACTACCTTTCCAAACCCTTTGGGATGCGGGAGTTAATTGCCCGCTGTCGCGCCCTTTTGCGTCGAGTGAGTGGCCATGGTGCCAGCACGCCGGTGTTCCGCTACCGTGACCTCAGTCTCTATCCCCAGGAATGTCGCGTCCTTTTACGGGGGACAGAAATTAATTTATCTCCGAAAGAATACAAGCTTTTAGAGTTATTTATGAGCCAGCCTCGGCGAGTGTGGCCTAGGGAACAGCTTTTAGACCGAATTTGGGGTCATGATTTTATTGGGGATAGTAAAACCGTTGATGTTCATATTCGATGGTTACGGGAAAAAGTTGAAGAGGATCCGAGCCATCCCGCCTATATTTTGACGGTGCGTGGATTTGGCTATCGCTTTGGTTAA